A window from Dissulfurirhabdus thermomarina encodes these proteins:
- a CDS encoding four helix bundle protein — protein sequence MAKIDRFEDLIAWQKARELTKEIYQVTRQGAFARDFGLSGQIQRAAVSVMSNIAEGFERNRRAEFHQFLSTAKASCAEVRSQLYVAYDVGYIDKATFERLLHQAEEVARIIGGLRVSVEKQRDAGK from the coding sequence ATGGCTAAGATTGATCGATTCGAAGACCTAATTGCTTGGCAGAAAGCTCGTGAGCTAACGAAGGAAATCTATCAGGTGACGAGGCAAGGTGCTTTTGCCAGGGATTTTGGACTCTCCGGCCAGATTCAGAGGGCGGCGGTGTCGGTGATGTCGAATATCGCCGAAGGCTTTGAGAGAAATCGAAGGGCTGAATTTCACCAGTTTCTTTCGACTGCTAAGGCCTCTTGTGCCGAGGTCCGTTCGCAGCTTTATGTCGCCTACGATGTTGGTTACATCGACAAAGCTACCTTCGAAAGGCTTTTGCACCAGGCCGAAGAAGTCGCGCGCATCATCGGTGGTCTGCGCGTATCCGTCGAAAAACAAAGGGATGCTGGGAAGTGA
- a CDS encoding four helix bundle protein: MATIERFEDIEAWQKAREITREIYAVSKGDAFARDFGLKDQIRRAAVSIMSNIAEGFERGGDKEFAQFIALAKGSSAEVRSQLYVALDQGYIDHDTFDRLAKATLQINRMLSGLMKYLRNSDYKGSKFR; this comes from the coding sequence ATGGCGACAATAGAACGTTTCGAAGACATCGAAGCATGGCAGAAAGCCCGGGAGATCACTCGGGAAATCTACGCCGTCTCGAAGGGAGATGCCTTCGCGAGAGATTTCGGATTGAAGGACCAGATAAGGCGCGCTGCGGTTTCTATCATGTCGAATATCGCGGAAGGATTCGAGCGCGGTGGTGACAAGGAGTTTGCGCAGTTTATTGCCCTGGCCAAAGGCTCATCCGCCGAGGTTCGGTCCCAGCTCTACGTGGCCTTGGATCAAGGTTACATCGACCATGACACCTTCGACAGGCTTGCCAAGGCAACACTCCAGATCAACAGGATGCTGTCCGGCCTGATGAAGTACCTGCGCAATTCAGATTACAAGGGGAGCAAGTTTCGATGA
- a CDS encoding DNA methyltransferase — MTDRKHRQSTLDFGHGTLDSDRRGPVECLGLTFESDEERREYFLKKLREGLEELHAKLGGVPFTTVEDAVARLKSLEKWPVGDEQRIRELAERMAQAARQSPKSKVQGPESGTGSTLDIGHGTLDLLRLYKDEVGFPHGEIEDILNLSDPPYYTACPNPFIADFIKHYGKPYDPNVPYSKEPFAVDVSVGKTDPIYKAHSYHTKVPHLAIVPSILHYTEPGDVVLDGFCGSGMTGVAAQWCGSAPESYKRDLEALWEKEGRKKPKWGPRRVVLGDLAPAATFIAANYNLPFDVNKFTRAARQILDEVEQEIGWMYETLHIDGKTKGRIEYTVWSEAFTCPDCAGEVVFLEQALDPETKKVKDAFPCPHCGAELTKKRLERLYETKLDKALNTTIRTPKRQPALIVYKIGKTRYEKKADQTDFATLSKVESLPWPSDIPTDALPYMHMTHERARMDIAGITHIHHFFLPRAAHALAALWRKAQAWPGKRIQYMLLFFVEQGFWTTSICNSYRPTGFSQVSQYMKGIYYVPSQHSELSPWYVHEGKLKRLAKAFQGLGTYSGSAVITTATAARLDLPDNSIDYIFTDPPFGENIYYADLNFLVESWHRVLTNATPEAIVDKAKKKGLPEYQHLMQRCFEEYCRVLKPGRWMTVVFHNSRNAVWNAIQEAMLAAGFVVADVRTLDKQQGSYRQMTSTAVKQDLVISAYKPNGGLEERFKLTAGTEEGVWDFVRTHLRQLPVAVVSGPKSKVQSQDDLGHETLDFGQRLEIVAERQNYLLFDRMVAFHVQRGVTVPLSAAEFYAGLAQRFPERDGMYFLPEQVAEYDKKRMKVKEVLQLQLFVTDEASAIQWLKQQLTRKPQTFQELHPQFLKEIGGWQKHEKPLELSELLEQNFLRYDGKGEVPSQIHSYLSSNFKELRNLPKDDERLRAKAKDRWYVPDPNKAGDLDKLRGRALLREFEEYRESSSRRLKVFRLEAVRAGFKKAWQERDYATIIAVARKIPENVLQEDPKLLMWYDQAVTRMG, encoded by the coding sequence ATGACTGATCGCAAGCACCGCCAATCGACTTTGGACTTTGGACATGGGACCTTGGACTCGGACCGTCGCGGTCCAGTCGAATGCCTCGGCCTTACCTTCGAGAGTGACGAAGAACGCCGAGAATACTTTCTGAAGAAATTGCGCGAAGGGCTGGAGGAACTCCACGCCAAGCTTGGCGGTGTGCCCTTCACCACGGTGGAAGACGCCGTGGCGCGCCTGAAATCCCTGGAAAAGTGGCCGGTCGGCGATGAGCAGCGCATTCGGGAGCTGGCCGAACGGATGGCGCAAGCGGCGCGCCAAAGTCCAAAGTCCAAAGTCCAAGGTCCCGAGTCGGGAACCGGTTCGACTTTGGACATTGGACATGGGACCTTGGACTTACTTCGTCTTTACAAAGACGAAGTCGGTTTCCCGCACGGTGAGATCGAGGACATCCTGAACCTCTCCGATCCACCGTATTACACGGCATGCCCGAACCCCTTCATCGCGGACTTCATCAAGCACTACGGCAAGCCCTACGACCCGAACGTGCCTTACAGCAAGGAGCCGTTCGCGGTCGATGTCAGCGTGGGGAAGACGGACCCGATCTACAAGGCTCATTCGTATCACACCAAGGTGCCGCACCTGGCCATCGTTCCCTCCATCCTCCATTACACCGAGCCGGGGGACGTGGTTCTGGACGGCTTCTGCGGCTCCGGCATGACGGGTGTGGCGGCGCAATGGTGCGGCTCCGCGCCGGAGAGCTACAAGCGCGATCTCGAAGCCTTATGGGAGAAGGAAGGCCGGAAGAAGCCCAAGTGGGGGCCGCGCCGTGTGGTGCTCGGTGATCTCGCCCCTGCCGCCACCTTTATCGCTGCCAACTACAACCTGCCCTTCGATGTGAACAAATTCACCCGTGCCGCGCGCCAAATCCTCGACGAGGTCGAGCAGGAGATCGGCTGGATGTACGAGACCCTGCATATCGATGGCAAGACCAAGGGGCGCATCGAATATACAGTCTGGAGCGAGGCGTTCACCTGCCCGGACTGCGCGGGCGAGGTGGTGTTTCTGGAGCAGGCCCTGGACCCGGAGACCAAGAAGGTCAAGGATGCCTTTCCTTGCCCCCATTGCGGGGCGGAGCTGACAAAGAAGCGGCTAGAGCGACTCTATGAAACCAAGCTGGACAAGGCATTGAACACCACCATCCGCACGCCCAAGCGTCAACCTGCTCTCATCGTCTACAAGATCGGCAAGACACGCTACGAGAAGAAGGCGGATCAGACCGATTTTGCGACGCTCTCCAAAGTGGAATCCCTTCCTTGGCCATCAGATATTCCGACAGATGCCTTGCCGTATATGCACATGACCCATGAACGGGCGCGGATGGACATTGCGGGTATTACCCACATCCACCACTTCTTTCTCCCTCGCGCCGCCCACGCTCTGGCGGCGCTGTGGCGCAAGGCCCAGGCATGGCCGGGCAAGCGCATTCAGTACATGCTGTTGTTTTTCGTCGAGCAGGGCTTCTGGACAACCTCGATATGCAACTCGTATCGCCCAACAGGGTTTTCTCAAGTATCGCAGTACATGAAGGGAATCTATTATGTGCCTTCACAGCATTCAGAACTCAGTCCTTGGTACGTTCATGAAGGCAAACTGAAACGCCTAGCTAAGGCTTTCCAAGGTCTAGGAACATATTCCGGAAGCGCCGTCATCACCACCGCCACCGCCGCCCGGCTGGATCTACCTGACAACAGCATCGACTACATCTTCACCGACCCACCCTTTGGCGAGAACATCTACTATGCCGACCTGAACTTCCTGGTGGAGTCCTGGCACCGGGTGCTGACCAATGCCACGCCGGAAGCGATCGTGGACAAGGCCAAGAAGAAGGGCCTGCCCGAGTATCAGCATCTGATGCAGCGGTGCTTCGAGGAATACTGCCGGGTTCTCAAGCCGGGTAGGTGGATGACGGTGGTCTTCCATAATTCCCGCAACGCCGTATGGAACGCCATCCAGGAAGCGATGCTGGCTGCAGGGTTCGTGGTGGCGGATGTGCGCACTCTGGACAAGCAACAGGGATCCTATCGTCAGATGACCAGCACGGCAGTCAAGCAGGACCTGGTCATCTCCGCCTACAAACCCAACGGTGGCCTTGAGGAACGTTTTAAGCTGACGGCCGGTACCGAGGAAGGTGTCTGGGATTTCGTCCGCACGCACTTACGGCAACTTCCCGTTGCCGTGGTCTCAGGTCCAAAGTCCAAGGTCCAAAGTCAAGACGACCTTGGACATGAGACTTTGGACTTTGGACAACGATTGGAAATCGTCGCTGAACGTCAGAACTACTTATTATTTGACCGCATGGTGGCCTTCCACGTCCAGCGGGGCGTGACGGTGCCGCTCTCTGCGGCGGAGTTCTACGCTGGGCTGGCCCAGCGTTTCCCGGAGCGCGACGGGATGTACTTCCTGCCCGAGCAGGTGGCGGAGTACGACAAGAAGCGCATGAAGGTGAAGGAGGTCCTGCAGCTCCAGCTCTTCGTTACCGACGAGGCCTCGGCCATCCAATGGCTCAAGCAGCAGCTCACCAGGAAGCCGCAGACCTTCCAGGAGCTCCATCCGCAGTTCCTCAAGGAGATCGGCGGCTGGCAGAAGCACGAAAAGCCCTTGGAGCTCTCCGAGCTGCTGGAACAGAACTTCCTCCGCTACGACGGCAAGGGCGAGGTACCGAGTCAGATCCACAGCTACCTCTCCAGCAACTTCAAGGAGCTGCGCAACCTGCCCAAGGACGACGAGCGCCTCCGGGCCAAGGCCAAGGACCGCTGGTACGTCCCGGATCCGAATAAGGCCGGCGACCTGGACAAGCTCCGCGGGCGGGCCCTGCTGCGCGAGTTCGAGGAGTACCGCGAGTCCAGCTCGAGGCGCCTGAAGGTCTTCCGCCTCGAGGCCGTCCGCGCCGGCTTCAAGAAGGCGTGGCAGGAGCGGGACTACGCCACCATCATCGCCGTGGCGCGCAAGATCCCCGAGAACGTCCTCCAGGAGGACCCCAAACTCCTCATGTGGTACGACCAGGCGGTAACCAGGATGGGATAG